In Gopherus flavomarginatus isolate rGopFla2 chromosome 5, rGopFla2.mat.asm, whole genome shotgun sequence, one DNA window encodes the following:
- the TMEM179 gene encoding transmembrane protein 179 — translation MALSNLLFAQCVGYFLAFLCSFVVVVPLSENSSDCHGRCLLFTEGMWLSANLTAEQQRFTVQEWGPPAACRFSLFAGLLSLLLAAAQAWRTLFFLCKGHEDSFFYAFLNLLISVFVVFVIFIASTIVSVGFNMWCDAVTEKGSMPNSCEELQDIDLELNLETSAFYDQFAIAQFGLWAAWLTWLGITILAFLKVYHNYRQEDLLDSLIHEKELLLGRSSSRTFLQDEKSGMI, via the exons ATGGCGCTGAGCAACCTGCTCTTCGCCCAGTGCGTCGGCTACTTcctggccttcctctgcagcttcgTGGTGGTGGTGCCGCTGTCCGAGAACAGCAGCGACTGCCACGGCCGCTGCCTGCTCTTCACCGAGGGCATGTGGCTCAGCGCCAACCTGACGGCGGAGCAGCAGCGCTTCACCGTGCAGGAGTGGGGGCCCCCGGCCGCCTGCCGCTTCAGCCTCTTCGCCGGGCTGCtctccctgctgctggccgcCGCGCAGGCCTGGCGGACGCTCTTCTTCCTCTGCAAGGGCCACGAGGA CTCTTTCTTTTATGCCTTCCTGAATCTGCTGATCAGCGTCTTTGTGGTTTTTGTCATCTTTATTGCTAGCACTATAGTGAGCGTAGGATTTAACATGTGGTGTGATGCTGTTACCGAAAAAGGAAGCATGCCAAATAG CTGTGAAGAACTACAGGATATAGATCTTGAACTGAATTTAGAAACCTCTGCCTTCTATGATCAGTTTGCTATTGCACAG TTTGGTCTCTGGGCTGCCTGGCTGACTTGGCTGGGAATTACCATTTTGGCCTTCCTGAAGGTTTATCACAACTACAGGCAGGAAGATCTGCTAGACAGCCTGATCCatgagaaggagctgctgctagGACGATCCTCTTCACGAACCTTTTTGCAGGATGAGAAAAGTGGCATGATCTAA